Part of the Brassica oleracea var. oleracea cultivar TO1000 chromosome C8, BOL, whole genome shotgun sequence genome is shown below.
AATATTAATTTGGAACTCAACCTGTTTATTGAATATGAGAATTTAATTGTAAGGTATATGAAGAGATTGAAACTCTTGGCTTTCTGGTTTGTGAAGGCAGCTAATACTAATAGAAAATCGGAAGAAGAAGTAGCAAACCGTCCGCAAAGTTTCATTTTCGTTCGTGTATGCTATGTGGGCTTGGAAGGTTATTTCTGGTCTCAAGTTTAGTCTCTGATTTTTTGGTGGTTGTATTCCATTCTCCCTCTCTCAAGTTGTTTCTTTTATTTCCATGTTTTTCTTGGTATAGGTGTGCGGAGTTAGTCTCTTGGAGTTTTGGTCCCTTCTATCCAGAGCTTTGTGGTTTTTCAGTTGCATGTCGGCATGTATGTTCTTGTTTAGTTTGTGAGGTGTTTCTTACTTTTTAGCTACTGGTAGTGATTCCGGTGTTTTAGGCATATATTTTTCTGTTTTTTGGTGGCTTTGGCCTTTCGATTATTATTTTCCCTTTGGCCCGCTTTCTTAGTTTATGCGTTGGTTGTCTAGTTTCTTATTCTTAATTTGATTATCTTATGATACTAATAGTGACATAAATATAATTTGTAAATGAAATAATAAAAATTAGTAAAAATAATAAAATGATAAAAAGTCTTGTTATTTTTAGGTGTGAATAAATTAAATATTTAAAATATATTTATGTTATTTTATTTATTTTTTGAATTTTAGAGACCAATAAATGTGAGAAGGATTAGATAATACAAAACTAAAAATTGATAGAGAAAATTGCAATAATTTAAAAGAAGAAGAATTTAAATACAAAAGAAAAACATGAGGACACATGTCAACAAAACCCCCTTCCACATGTCATAAGAAGGGAAAAATCCAACTTTGTATATATATATATAGATAGATAGATGATGTAAACTATATGAAACAAAATACGATTCGGCGTTGGAGTTATTATGATAATATGATATGATGAGTCATTATTTACAAACGCGGCGTGAAGGATAAACGTTTAATGTTCGGACCATGCATGAACATCGCTAAGGGTACACCATCATGGATTTTCATTGTGAGCTGTCCATTGATTTTTACCATAAAAAATATAGATACAATGCTGCATGTTCAAATTTAGAAAAAGGGAATAATATATTAAGACTAGACAATGAACATGTGATAGGCTGATAGCTATCGCTTTAACAGCTTTTTTAACGTGTTACAAGATGGGGAAATAAATCTGTGTTAGGTAATTTCATATGGATGGAGGTGTCTTCCACATTTCTATAGATCGGCTTTAATCTATGTTGGGTTCCTTCTAGATGAAGGAAATCTATTGGGTTTGGTTGGTGATAACCAAATTTGGAAGTTGGACCATTGGTATTAGTCCATGAGATTAGTATTGGGTCTTGGAGGGTTAGTGAGACACTATATAAATTCTCTTAACATAATTTATGTGGTAAGCGGAGAAAGTTAGACTTGACACAAAAAAAAAGAGTGCTTAAGAAGACTCATTAGACAAAAGAGAGAAGAAGACAAATTTCGTTTGGGTGAGACACTATATAAAGTCTCTTAACCTAATTTGTGTGGTTAGACTTGACACAAAAAATAACAGTGCTTAAGAAGACTCATTAGACAAAAGAGAGAAAAGGAGAGAAGAAGACAGATTTTGTTTGGGTTTGTCAAGGCAGATTTGGAGGGTCAAACGGATCCTGTTTGGGCTGATATTTTGTGGGAAGCTTCTTCAGTCAGTGGGTTAAAGATTTTTGTGGGAAGCTTATTCGGTCAGTGGGGTCAACGGTTGGATCTCCTGTTGTCTGGGTTTTACTGAAACTGGTCTTCATAGTTCTTCAACATTGATGTCTTGAGTGTTTGGTAATCCGACGGTTGGATCTTCTCTGATTGAGCTGAAATTTGGCAGAGGTGTTGTTGACTTGTTCATCTTGAATTTGTACGGTGGGGTTAGACTCTGGTTGCCGGAATCCTAGTGAGATGAGGTCGTCTTGTGGCTGCCTGTTTTGAAGCTTTTGATGTTGCTCTCTTGTTGTTGTTGTTCTTGTGTTGGAGATAGCTTTTTGTAGCTAGAGTCTCTGTTCTGTTCAGGGTGTTTGTTGAACAGGGAGGACGTGGTTGTACTCATACCATTTATATAGTGGATTTTTGAGTGGACTACGGTCCCGTGGTTTTTCCTTCTCAATCGAGGAGGTTTTCCAACGTTAAAAAGTGCTTGTCTCATTTAGTTTATGGTTATACTATATCCTGCTATCATCGAAGTATTTTCCTCACAGGTTCACACAAGGTCAGGGGAAAACGATCAGGCCGTTACATTCCGCTGCACCTCGTGCCCGCTTTTCTCCAACAAAGTGGTATCAGAGCTTCTGGTAGATGGAAAATATGAGCAGGATGATAAGCTTGAATGGTGCTAACTATCATCTATGGAAGGGCAAGATGGAGGATTTGCTCTTTGTTAAAGAATTCCATGTTCCAGTCTTCGAGGAGCAGAAATCTGAGAAGAAGACGGATGAAGAGTGGAAGCTGCAGCATCGCCAAGTGTGTGGGTTGATAAGGCAGTGGGTAGATGATAATGTGTTGCATCATATTGAGACTGAGACGGATGCTCGTTCTTTGTGGAAGAAGCTGGAGCAGTTATATGCTAGGAAGACCGGAAACAACAAGATGTACATGATCAAGAAGTTGATTGAGCTGAGGTATCAGGAGGGAACTCCGATGACAGATCACTTGAATGCGTTTCAGAGATTGATCAACAAGTTGTCTGATATGGGCATCAAGTTTGATGATGAGATTCACGGTCTGTGGCTTCTCGGTACTTTACCGGATTCTTGGGAGGTTTTCAGGATGTCTCTTTGTAACTCCGCGTCGGAAGGTGTTATTTCGATGGATTCAGTGAAGAACAGTGTTCTTAATGAGGAAGCAAGAAAACAGTCGAACGCTAGCAATTCACATTCAGATGTCTTTGTTACTGAGTCAAGGGGGAGGAGTTCGAGTAGAGATCCCATGAGGTTCAAGAACAGGAGGAGGAGCAAATCTAATAAATTTGCTAATATGGAGTACTATTTTTATTACAAGAAAGGGAACATGAAGAAGGATTGCTGGAAGTTGAAAAACAAGCAGCAAGGTAATCAAGAAGAAAAGGTGGATCGGGTGACTGTCACCGAAGATCAGTTTCTCATTCTTCTTGAGGGTGATGCCATTAATGTCGCATGCCAGGACACCAGTTTGGTGATTGATAGTGGAGCTACTACTCATGCTACATCACAGCGGGATTTGTTTTCTACCTATACTAAGGGTAATTATGGTTCCGTGAAGATGGAAAATGATGGTTTGGCTCAGGTTGCTGGTATTGGTGATATTTTCTTGGAGACTAGTCTTGGTACTAGGCTGGTGCTTAAGGATGTTAAGCATGTTCCTGATATTCGGATGAATCTGATATCTACGGGAAGACTTGATGATGAGGGTTATTTCAGTTTGCACGGTGGTGGTAAATGGAAGCTCTCTCGTGGTTCTTTGATTGTGGCTTGAGGTGAGAAATCTTCATATTTCTATTGGATGTAGGCTAAGGTCTCCAAAGATATTGTTAATGCAGTGGAGAATGATGGTGCCATGGAGTTATGGCATAAGAGACTCGGTCACATGAGTGAGAAAGGAATGTCTGTGCTGTCTAAGAATGAGGTGATTCCAGGAATCTCTGGTTTGCACCTGCAGAAGTGCTCGCATTGCTTTGCGGGAAAAAAAACACTGGGTGTCTTTCAAGTCTTATGCGCCTTCTAGGAAACCCAAGGTACTGAATTTGGTACATTCAGATGTGTGTGGTCCAATGAGGAAAAGATCTCTTGGCGGCGCATCATATTTTGTGACTTTCATTGATGATCATTCAAGGAAGTTATGGGTATTTCCTATGAGGACGAAGGATCAGGTGCTAGGATATTTCAAGCATTTTGTGGCGTTGGTAGAGAGACAAACGGGAAAGAAGCTGAAGTGTATCCGCAGTGATAATGGTGGAGAGTATTCTGGACCATTTGATGCTTATTGCAAAGAGCATGGAATAAGGCATCAGTTCACGCCACCTAAGTCCACAGAGTTGAATGGGTTGGCTGAAAGGATGAATAGGACGATTGTCGAGAGGATGAGATGTTTGATCTCACAGTCAGGCTTATCGATGACTTTCTGGGGAGAAGCTTTGAACACGGTGGTTCATGTGCTGAATTTGTCACCGAGTGCTCCACTGGATGGTGATATTCCAGAGAGGGTTTGGACTGGTAAGGATGTCTCTTACAGTCACTTGAGGGTCTTTGGGTGTAAGGCATTTGTTCATATTCCCAAGGTTGATAGATCGAAGCTTGAGATGAAGTCGCGGCAGTGTGTGTTCATCGGTTATGGTCATGATGAGTTCGGGTACAGATTTTATGATCCCGTTGANNNNNNNNNNNNNNNNNNNNNNNNNNNNNNNNNNNNNNNNNNNNNNNNNNNNNNNNNNNNNNNNNNNNNNNNNNNNNNNNNNNNNNNNNNNNNNNNNNNNNNNNNNNNNNNNNNNNNNNNNNNNNNNNNNNNNNNNNNNNNNNNNNNNNNNNNNNNNNNNNNNNNNNNNNNNNNNNNNNNNNNNNNNNNNNNNNNNNNNNNNNNNNNNNNNNNNNNNNNNNNNNNNNNNNNNNNNNNNNNNNNNNNNNNNNNNNNNNNNNNNNNNNNNNNNNNNNNNNNNNNNNNNNNNNNNNNNNNNNNNNNNNNNNNNNNNNNNNNNNNNNNNNNNNNNNNNNNNNNNNNNNNNNNNNNNNNNNNNNNNNNNNNNNNNNNNNNNNNNNNNNNNNNNNNNNNNNNNNNNNNNNNNNNNNNNNNNNNNNNNNNNNNNNNNNNNNNNNNNNNNNNNNNNNNNNNNNNNNNNNNNNNNNNNNNNNNNNNNNNNNNNNNNNNNNNNNNNNNNNNNNNNNNNNNNNNNNNNNNNNNNNNNNNNNNNNNNNNNNNNNNNNNNNNNNNNNNNNNNNNNNNNNNNNNNNNNNNNNNNNNNNNNNNNNNNNNNNNNNNNNNNNNNNNNNNNNNNNNNNNNNNNNNNNNNNNNNNNNNNNNNNNNNNNNNNNNNNNNNNNNNNNNNNNNNNNNNNNNNNNNNNNNNNNNNNNNNNNNNNNNNNNNNNNNNNNNNNNNNNNNNNNNNNNNNNNNNNNNNNNNNNNNNNNNNNNNNNNNNNNNNNNNNNNNNNNNNNNNNNNNNNNNNNNNNNNNNNNNNNNNNNNNNNNNNNNNNNNNNNNNNNNNNNNNNNNNNNNNNNNNNNNNNNNNNNNNNNNNNNNNNNNNNNNNNNNNNNNNNNNNNNNNNNNNNNNNNNNNNNNNNNNNNNNNNNNNNNNNNNNNNNNNNNNNNNNNNNNNNNNNNNNNNNNNNNNNNNNNNNNNNNNNNNNNNNNNNNNNNNNNNNNNNNNNNNNNNNNNNNNNNNNNNNNNNNNNNNNNNNNNNNNNNNNNNNNNNNNNNNNNNNNNNNNNNNNNNNNNNNNNNNNNNNNNNNNNNNNNNNNNNNNNNNNNNNNNNNNNNNNNNNNNNNNNNNNNNNNNNNNNNNNNNNNNNNNNNTATGCTTCTGCAGTGGGTAGTTTGATGTATGCCATGGTCTGTACAAGACCGGATTTAGCTTACGCCGTTGGAGTTGTCAGCAGGTTTCTCTCCAATCCGGGAAGAGAACATTGGAATGCTGTAAAGTGGATTTTGAGATATCTCCGTGGGACTTCTGATCTGAAGATTACATTTTGGGGGTAAGAAGCCTTTGCTGGTCAGTTTCACTGATTCTGACATATCTGGAGATGTTGATTCTACCAAGTCTACTTCGGGTTACTTGGTAACGTTTGCGGGTGGAGATGTAGCATGGCAGTCAAGGCTGTAAAAGTGCGTTGCACTATCTACCACTGAGGCAGAGTTCATTGCTGCAACTGAAGCTTGTAAAGAGTTGTTGTGGATGAAGAACTTCTGTGAAGAGATCGGTTTCAAGCAAGAAAAGTATGTGTTGCTTTGTGATAGTCAAAGCGCCATCTGTCTCGGGAAGAACTCTACATTTCATTCGAAGTCAAAACACATTCAGAAGAGGTATCGTTGGATACGAGATGTGGTTGCTTCTAAGGAAGTGGAACTGGAGAAAGTTCATACGGATGATAATGGAGCTGATATTATGACAAAGTCTTTGCCGAGGGGGAAGCTTGAAGTATGCCGAGGGATAGCCGAAATGGCTGTTTCCTCCACCTAGTCGGAGGGGGAGTTTGTTGGGTTTCTTCTAGATGGAGGAAACCCATTGGGTTTGGTTGGTGATAACCAAACCTGGAAGTTGGGCCATTGGTATTAGTCCATGAGATTAATATTCGGCCTTGGGGGGTTAGTGAGACACTATATAAAGTCTCTTAACCTAATTTATGTGGTAAGCAGAGAAAGTAAGATTGAGTGTTTGGTAAATCCGACGGTTGGATCTTTTCTGATTGAGCTGAAATTTGGCAGAGGTGTTGTTGACTTGTTCATCTTGGATTTTTACAGTGGGGTTAGTCTCTGGTTGCCGGAATCCTAGTGAGCTGAGGTCGTCTTGTGGCTGCCTGTTTTGAAGCTTTTGTTGTTGCTCTCTTGTTGTTGTTGTTTTTGTGTTGGAGATAGCTCTTTGTAGCTAGAGTCTCTATTATGTTCAGAGTGTTGAACAGGGAGGACGTGGTTGTACTCATACCCATTTATATAGTGGATTTTTGAGTGGACTATGGTCCCGTTGGTTTTTCCTTCTCACATCGAAGAGGTTTTCCAACGTTAAAAAGTGATTGTCTCATTTATTTTCTACTTATATTATATCCTGCTATCGTCGAAGTATTTTCCTCACAGGTTCACACAAGGTCAAAGAAAAACGATCAGACCGTTACATCTGCGCCTCTTGCCCGCTTTTCCCCAACAATCTAGGATACTTCGATTATTATAAAATATACCAAGACAAAGATAGTATATATGAACTCTCAGAAACTGTCACTCACAGCCACAGATCTAGCAAAAGGCCCCTAAAATCTAAATTAAACTACATAGAGAGATAGTGACAAATTATGTCGATGGAGACAAGGACGCAATCAAGGTGATCAAGTTTCCTTATTTAGAAATACGGCGACCAAAACACCAAGCAGTGGTCAAGATGGACCAATTCAGCCGCTTTATCTTCCACGCCTAGAAAGAGAAGTCCATCATGTTGTAGTAAAAGGTCTCAAACAGAAACACAGCAAAAAAAAAAAAAAACGACTTAATAAAAAACATACTTATAAGATTATTTCCTAATTGTAACTAGCTAGGCAAATGAAAGTTTACTAAAAAAAATAAGGGAAATTTGTTTTTTTATAGCAAAAAAATGATAAATATGTCTTTTTAGACTAATCCTATTACTTTATGTTCCAATAAAATATTTTTTTTTTCAAAATGACAGTAATACTCTTAAAATTGTAATTTTTTAAATAAAATATATAATGAGTTCGATCATGCGGGATCGATCGATCCGAATTTTCAAGGTCCAACGGATCGATCGATCATGATCATTATGTAGAACAAAAAAACGCGGAGTATATACTAATCGACATGGTCCATTTCACTCGATCGGCGAAGGTCGATTTATATAGATCGACCGATCTCTCAAAAGCAATCATAAGTTAACTACAATTTTCGTAAAACTTGAAACATCATAAAAATGAAAAAGTTTCACTTGCATGTTTAAGTCGGTAATGAAATATGATCTCCTTCCTCCAAAAAAAACCCCTAGAAACTTGATAAAACATGTACTATGGCTGTTGTTATATATGGTTTTTCCCCTCTCCAAATTCCAATTTTTGTTTAGAGCTATAAACTCTAATAAAAGGAGATCAAGGAGAAACAGATCATCAGTATTTTAACTAATATAACATTACAAATAAAAACATTTAGGACTGAAACAAAAGTTGACATGTTTGAATTAGAAACCGATATCCAAACAATTTCCACCTACATAAACACAAGATCTTCCTCTTTCCACAATTTTCTTTTTAAATCCGAAATTAGTCCAAATTAAAAACATATAAATATATACTCTATAAAAGCAATATATTTATCTTTTTTTTTTCCTCTCTGAAACCACAATATTCGTTGATAAATCATAGCTTAATTAAAAAGGGTAGAAAGAGCCAAACAATTATCAGCCATCTTGTACAAAACCCCTGCGGATTTATAAATGGCGTTATTCCCCGGAGTTCCCTTCATTGTCTCGCTGCAAGTATCGTAGTCCGTTAACGCAGCACTAAGGTTAATGTTAAGGCTAAAACGGTCACCTTCCTTAATGTTCTTAAGGGCCTTGTCCAAATTGTCAAACGCGCTATTGAAGTTAGACAAACAAGTCGAAACACCTCCGTCAAGTACTTTCAGCTCTTTCTTGGCGATATCTCTGGCATGCCTCGTCCTCTTCATAAGCTCTGCTATGGCCACATCAGTAGCTGCGTTCACATTCTTTTGACCCTTAATGGTGCCTCTGCACAGTGCAGGAAAATCCGTCACCGTGCAAGGGTCGTCGAGAAAGAGGCTAAACGCTGCAGCGCTTCTGCATGAGGCGGCGAGGAGGAGGAAGATCATCCCGAGGATGGTCATATGGGTAGTGGTTGACATTGTGTGTGTAATATATAAAAGGAAACGTATATATATTGTGTTTGTGATTGAGCACAAGGTGGTGGATTAGGTTTTTTGATGAAGAGGAAGGAGGTGGTTTTATAAATGGGCATGCAAAAAAATTATATATAGTTTTTTTAAACAAATGATTTGAGTGAATATCCAGCGGTGAATTAGACCGGAACATATCTATTTTGGTATGTTTGTTAGTTAGACAAGTAAGTGGTGGTTGTTTTGTTGTTCTATTTAGGGGAAAAATCATGGTTTGTTTCAACATATATGGAACTTTCTGTTCAACTGATTTTGCTAACAAACAAAGAATGAATAATGGAGGAGAGTAGGGGTTGGGCTAGTGTGATTCGTTGTGGTGATTAACTTTCGTTTGTGATTATTGCGTTTTAGAGATTACTTTGTGTAATTATTTTGTATACGTTGTAACTTTACAATTACACACATGCAAATAAGTATAGGGAAGTATACATTCTCGCATAATTTTCACTTTCTATCTTAATTTGCATTATTTTGGATAACTTGTTTATCATAGGAAGATGTGCAATGGTATGGCATATTACATTTGACTTTAAAAGTCTCAATACATCCAAAGAAGGATAGATAAACAATTCCTTTACATTTACAGTACAATCTTCAACATCCTGAAAACAGAGTTTTTCTTTAAGCAAATCAAGACAGAGACAGTGAGTTTATCTTGGAGTTGAAGTGCCATTGAATGCTATTCGTTCACCTCACAGCGACCAAATTCCCCATGAAACCACCGCTAATCTCATAATGACGGGCACTTGAGAAGCCAGCTTCCGAAGCAAGAGTCTCCAGCTCTTCTCCTGCAAAAGAACAATTCAAACAAATGGTAAAAGATGTTTCAAGTTCGATGCTTTTAATGATGTAGAAGTCTGAGAGGAATATACAAAGGTGGAAATGTCACAAGTCCCATAAAGAAACACAACATGATTATACAATATAGTAAGTGGTAATATGCTACTGGTGAAGAACAAAACCTGTTAGGTACCCATTGATTGAATACTTCAGATATTCATACTCTTTTGCAAGATCATAAAGAGTAGCCGCAGGGACAACTACATTGTCAATCATCCAATCCTTCCAATAACCAAAACAAACCAACCAAATTATTTTCCTCTGAAAAAAACATATATTTCTAAATTAAACAGAACCACAACTCGTAGTTAGAACAACAAGCGCACCTGCATAAATGTAGTAACTGATTGATTGCTCTTATTGAAATCAAGTATGGACACTCTCGAGCCTGATAACCAAACAGAAGACAACTAAGCAAATAGCACAAAGTTTTTGTATACAAATGCAATGTATACTACCTGGTTTCAGAACCCGATACATCTCCCTCATGGCTCTATCTCTATCAACAACATTTCTAAGACCATAACCCATCGTAATAGCATCAAATTCACAGTCATCAAATGGCAAATCAGTAGCATCACCTCCAATCCACCTATGAGAGAATACATATTTATTAACTGTAAGTCTTTTCCCCAAGGAATGTTACATCACCAACAACAAAGCATGAATGTTACCAGTAAGTAGTGCTCACTCTATACACTTGTAGCAAGACCTCACTCTAAGTTTCTGTCTAGAAGCTGCAACAGCTAGTTGTTCAGAGGAGAAATCCAAACCCATTACCTATAAATCCAAACCCAAAAGTAATGAACAAGCAAGCAATCCACATTTCAAAACAAGACTAAGCCAAGAACAATTGCCAAATCAAACCTTTCCACTTGGACCAACTTTCTCAGACAAGAGAAAGGCTAAATCACCACTTCCACAACACAAGTCGAGAACTTTATCTCCTGTTCTCGCTCTAACCACAACATAAACGAGACCCAACATCAAAAAGCAAAGATTTTTAAAAACATACGAAAGAGATTGAATTTTGTCTAACCCGCTCCAGGAAACAGCCATGTTCTTCCAGATACGATGTTGTCCTAAGCTCAAGAGATCGTTCAGCTACAAAAGTCATACAAGGAAGAAAGAATCTTTAAGGAAATGAGAAAAAGAAAGAGAAGAGAAGGGGACTGATTCAAACGTTATCGTAAACGGGAGCAATGCGGTTGAATAGAGTCTGACGTTCGTCGGAGGAGCTCGAGGACTTAACCACCGACCTCCGTCGCGAATGGAGTTTTACCGGGAGCTGGCCTTGGCCGGGGAAGGTCACCGGGAAGACGATACCGAGTAGAGCCGCCATTTCAAGGGAGGTGATTAAACGATACGATCATGTTGTTTTGTTCCAGCTACACGGGTTGGGTAGTCTGGTTGCAGACTTGGAGTTAGCTATTGGGCCGCTTTAGGCCCACTAAAAATCTTATAGCCAGCTTAAAAACTTTAAACAAAGATGGGACGGGGTGCAGTAAAACTCATGGGATGTTGTAAACCATACGAACCGATCAACAAAATTTGAAAATTCAATAGTTTTTGTTCTTGATCTCCAAAAGAGACATTAACGTAACCGAAAGAAATTCAGGTACCTGAGATAATGAAGAGGTCTCAATAAGTTATGTCATGTACGAAATAAAATGGAACCAATAAGCAAATCGACGTCAAAGCTATTTTTGTATGCAAAGTGACAGTTGATATGATTAATGAGAAAAAAGATCATAAAAATAAATATATTGACAAGTGTACACAAAGAGATGATTCACCAAATCAGAAAGAAACAATATATAAGGATATAAGCT
Proteins encoded:
- the LOC106311099 gene encoding uncharacterized protein LOC106311099 gives rise to the protein MSTTTHMTILGMIFLLLAASCRSAAAFSLFLDDPCTVTDFPALCRGTIKGQKNVNAATDVAIAELMKRTRHARDIAKKELKVLDGGVSTCLSNFNSAFDNLDKALKNIKEGDRFSLNINLSAALTDYDTCSETMKGTPGNNAIYKSAGVLYKMADNCLALSTLFN
- the LOC106309873 gene encoding 2-phytyl-1,4-beta-naphthoquinone methyltransferase, chloroplastic; its protein translation is MAALLGIVFPVTFPGQGQLPVKLHSRRRSVVKSSSSSDERQTLFNRIAPVYDNLNDLLSLGQHRIWKNMAVSWSGARTGDKVLDLCCGSGDLAFLLSEKVGPSGKVMGLDFSSEQLAVAASRQKLRVRSCYKCIEWIGGDATDLPFDDCEFDAITMGYGLRNVVDRDRAMREMYRVLKPGSRVSILDFNKSNQSVTTFMQDWMIDNVVVPAATLYDLAKEYEYLKYSINGYLTGEELETLASEAGFSSARHYEISGGFMGNLVAVR